The following are from one region of the Desulfonatronum thiosulfatophilum genome:
- a CDS encoding tetratricopeptide repeat protein: MTKTSAIPEDKKNIVKDRIKGVFSTQVLTKVGTGTTLRKTIQKSYWFANELEDGAIEVQPLNVNYVPSGPKNTLGKDEFLDKFSPEPEFYTVTVMPKIREMEKSVARGDRHRKRGESFSAEFEYNNAVKVDEENVRANFGLGLTYLERGEKDKAQDIFDRLVKIQAAYEPEHKHLFNDFGISLRKNKMIDQAIVYYDQALSLSQNDENLYYNIARVYLESQNIPKTIEMLKKALEINPEMPEATKFLDFLKNKGLVSQDS, encoded by the coding sequence ATGACGAAAACATCGGCAATCCCGGAAGATAAAAAAAACATCGTCAAAGACCGCATCAAGGGAGTATTTTCCACGCAAGTATTGACCAAAGTCGGTACGGGCACGACATTGCGCAAAACCATCCAGAAAAGTTATTGGTTTGCAAATGAACTTGAGGATGGAGCGATTGAAGTCCAACCGCTGAACGTAAATTATGTGCCTTCGGGACCGAAGAACACGTTGGGCAAAGATGAATTCCTGGATAAATTTTCTCCGGAACCGGAATTTTACACCGTTACGGTCATGCCGAAGATACGTGAAATGGAAAAGTCCGTTGCCCGCGGCGATCGGCACCGTAAACGCGGGGAATCGTTCAGCGCGGAATTCGAATACAACAATGCCGTTAAAGTGGACGAAGAAAACGTTCGCGCCAACTTCGGGCTGGGATTGACCTATTTGGAGCGAGGAGAAAAGGACAAAGCACAGGATATCTTTGACCGCCTGGTCAAGATCCAGGCGGCATACGAGCCTGAACACAAGCACCTGTTCAACGATTTCGGCATCAGTCTGCGTAAAAACAAGATGATCGACCAGGCAATTGTCTACTACGATCAGGCTCTGAGCCTCTCCCAGAATGATGAAAACCTCTACTACAATATTGCCCGAGTCTACCTGGAAAGCCAGAACATACCCAAGACCATCGAGATGCTTAAAAAAGCCCTCGAAATCAATCCGGAAATGCCTGAAGCCACCAAGTTCTTGGATTTTCTGAAAAACAAGGGTCTTGTGTCTCAAGACAGTTAA
- a CDS encoding DUF370 domain-containing protein gives MSKTSLLNIGYGNFVVSSRIITIVNPTSSPMRRLREEAKTDKRLIDATQGRKTRSIVITDSNHVILSAIQAETIGQRYSLRDENVDEEK, from the coding sequence ATGTCCAAAACGAGTTTGTTGAACATTGGTTACGGCAACTTTGTGGTCAGTTCCAGGATCATCACCATCGTCAACCCTACTTCTTCCCCCATGCGCCGCCTTCGGGAAGAAGCCAAAACGGACAAGCGTCTCATCGACGCGACCCAGGGGCGCAAAACCCGGTCCATCGTCATCACGGATTCCAATCACGTCATTTTGTCCGCCATCCAGGCCGAAACCATCGGTCAACGTTATTCCCTACGCGACGAGAATGTGGACGAGGAGAAGTAG
- the recJ gene encoding single-stranded-DNA-specific exonuclease RecJ has product MRVLSGELDVSPLVVRLLWTRGLRSTTEMDLFLSPRIRDLAHPDQWHGLTNAAKTISQALASGQKPVVWGDYDVDGITGTALLLLFFRARGIFSEHYIPSRQTEGYGLNCSGIEALASRDIKLLITVDCGISHIKEVVRAKELGMTVVISDHHLPGPELPPADAIMNPKIGECPCSTLAGVGVAFFLAAVLNRMLPGEHLDMRQFLDLVALGTIADIVELTGQNRILAKNGLTVLKDGLRPGIFALKEVCGYKPSAVLDEDRVGFGLAPRINAAGRLGKAETALRLLLTEDLNEARELAKELDGFNVERRGIGREIQDEALRMALEQQGRFGLVLHAPHWHEGVIGIIASKVAETHYRPTIILTDDESGALKGSGRSIPEFSLYDGLQACEHLLLGFGGHSQAAGLRLHKENLDLFRDAFNAVVARKLNNTPPKPTLILDAPLSFGEIDYDLLKELELLAPFGADNPKPLFISPQVVVRKRKPVGVDHVFLDLRDEIAGVTMRAKAWNQAKALPQSITGKSVYLAYTPKFNEFNGVTSIELALQDWSLQG; this is encoded by the coding sequence GTGCGCGTATTATCCGGCGAGCTGGACGTTTCTCCTCTCGTAGTGCGTCTGCTCTGGACCCGGGGACTTCGTTCCACAACGGAAATGGATCTCTTTCTTTCTCCCCGGATTCGGGATCTGGCGCATCCTGACCAATGGCACGGTTTGACAAATGCCGCCAAAACCATTTCCCAGGCCTTGGCATCCGGACAAAAGCCGGTCGTCTGGGGGGACTACGACGTGGACGGCATAACCGGCACTGCTTTGCTGCTGCTTTTTTTTCGTGCCCGGGGCATTTTTTCGGAGCATTACATTCCGAGCCGCCAAACAGAGGGCTACGGATTGAATTGCTCCGGCATAGAAGCGTTGGCTTCCAGGGACATTAAACTGTTGATCACGGTGGACTGCGGCATCAGCCACATCAAGGAGGTGGTCAGGGCCAAGGAACTGGGCATGACGGTTGTCATTTCCGACCACCATCTGCCAGGACCGGAACTTCCTCCGGCAGACGCAATCATGAATCCCAAGATCGGAGAATGTCCATGTTCCACTCTGGCAGGAGTAGGCGTGGCGTTTTTTCTCGCCGCCGTCCTGAACAGGATGCTCCCCGGCGAGCATTTGGACATGCGTCAGTTTCTGGATCTTGTTGCTCTGGGCACTATTGCCGACATTGTCGAACTGACCGGGCAGAATCGTATCCTGGCCAAGAACGGACTGACTGTTCTCAAGGACGGGTTGCGTCCGGGAATTTTTGCGCTGAAGGAAGTCTGCGGATACAAGCCCAGCGCCGTATTGGACGAGGACCGGGTCGGCTTCGGCCTGGCGCCCCGGATTAATGCGGCTGGCAGGCTGGGGAAGGCGGAAACCGCGCTGCGTCTGCTGTTGACCGAGGATCTGAACGAGGCCAGGGAGCTGGCCAAGGAACTGGATGGATTCAACGTCGAGCGCCGGGGCATCGGCAGGGAAATCCAGGATGAAGCCCTGCGCATGGCCTTGGAACAGCAAGGTCGTTTCGGTCTGGTGCTCCATGCGCCTCACTGGCACGAGGGAGTGATCGGAATCATCGCTTCCAAAGTGGCCGAAACGCACTATCGGCCGACGATTATCCTTACGGACGACGAATCCGGGGCACTGAAGGGATCGGGTCGAAGCATTCCGGAGTTTTCCCTATATGACGGTCTTCAGGCCTGCGAACATCTTCTGTTGGGTTTTGGGGGACACAGCCAAGCCGCGGGCTTGCGCCTGCACAAGGAAAACCTGGATCTGTTCCGGGATGCATTCAACGCCGTAGTGGCCCGGAAGCTGAACAATACGCCGCCCAAGCCCACCCTGATCCTGGACGCTCCCCTGAGCTTCGGGGAAATTGATTACGACCTGCTCAAGGAGCTCGAACTGCTGGCCCCCTTCGGAGCGGACAACCCCAAGCCTCTGTTCATCTCCCCTCAGGTGGTGGTGCGTAAACGCAAACCCGTGGGTGTGGATCACGTATTCCTGGATCTGCGCGACGAAATCGCCGGTGTGACCATGCGTGCCAAGGCCTGGAACCAAGCCAAGGCCTTGCCGCAAAGCATCACCGGGAAAAGCGTGTATTTGGCATATACACCCAAATTCAACGAATTCAACGGCGTCACAAGCATTGAATTGGCGCTACAGGACTGGTCGCTGCAGGGATGA
- the pyrF gene encoding orotidine-5'-phosphate decarboxylase: MAELIVALDTPDLDSALELVDQLRPRVQWFKIGLELFSAHGPRAVEVLRERECKIFLDLKYLDIPNTVRSATRIASGLGVNMLTVHLSGGQRMIQAALDGCLEGSTSSQLVPMVLGVTMLTSLDQPDVAWMDNNRTPSELAEILAEQGRTWGIQGVVCSVLEASRIKKLWPSCLCITPGIRNHNTSTSSPPDDQSRIATPATAVAAGADFLVVGRPITKAVNPAQSAADMLVSIAKG, translated from the coding sequence ATGGCTGAACTGATTGTTGCCCTGGATACGCCGGATCTGGACTCCGCGCTGGAACTCGTGGATCAGCTTCGACCTCGCGTGCAATGGTTCAAGATCGGTCTGGAACTGTTTTCCGCGCATGGCCCGCGGGCCGTGGAAGTCTTGCGGGAAAGAGAATGCAAAATCTTTCTGGATCTGAAATACCTCGATATTCCGAACACAGTCCGCTCCGCCACCCGGATTGCCTCCGGTCTGGGCGTGAACATGCTCACCGTGCACCTGTCTGGGGGCCAACGAATGATTCAAGCCGCCTTGGACGGGTGCCTGGAAGGATCGACATCTTCTCAACTCGTTCCCATGGTTTTAGGCGTGACCATGCTCACCAGTCTGGATCAGCCGGATGTCGCCTGGATGGACAACAACCGGACTCCTTCGGAACTCGCCGAAATTCTTGCAGAGCAGGGACGAACGTGGGGCATTCAGGGCGTGGTCTGCTCGGTTTTGGAGGCATCACGAATCAAAAAGCTTTGGCCCTCCTGCCTGTGCATCACGCCAGGCATCCGTAACCATAACACCTCAACCTCCTCGCCTCCTGATGATCAGTCCCGCATCGCCACTCCCGCGACGGCGGTGGCGGCAGGAGCAGATTTTCTGGTCGTCGGTCGTCCCATCACCAAAGCGGTTAATCCGGCGCAGTCCGCGGCGGATATGTTGGTCTCCATAGCAAAAGGATAA
- the gmk gene encoding guanylate kinase: MSSARSGLLLVISAPSGTGKSTLIKRLRQEFPRLAFSVSYTTRPPRPGEENGRDYHFVSKEQFHQLQVDGSLAEWAEVHGNLYGTSQPAVQEMLNKGSDVLFDIDVQGARQLRQAFDYGSFIFLFPPSRQVLEQRLRGRGTEDSRSLNQRLANARRELEQAELFDTWIINDDLEQAYRDLRSVYLAEGLRSRYNGELMAHILSTWTESKLGSSSDG; the protein is encoded by the coding sequence ATGTCCTCTGCACGGTCGGGACTGCTTCTGGTCATCAGCGCCCCCTCGGGTACGGGAAAAAGCACGCTGATCAAGCGGTTGCGCCAGGAATTTCCCCGGCTGGCCTTCTCTGTTTCCTATACTACCCGCCCTCCGCGGCCGGGAGAAGAAAACGGGCGGGACTATCATTTCGTTTCCAAAGAGCAATTTCACCAGCTGCAGGTCGACGGCAGCCTGGCCGAATGGGCTGAGGTTCATGGCAATCTCTATGGAACGTCGCAGCCAGCCGTCCAGGAAATGCTGAATAAGGGCAGCGACGTGCTTTTTGATATTGACGTCCAGGGGGCCCGTCAGTTGCGACAAGCCTTTGACTACGGCTCTTTCATCTTCCTTTTTCCGCCGTCCCGACAGGTTCTCGAGCAGCGTTTGCGCGGGCGCGGGACGGAAGACTCCCGGTCCCTGAATCAAAGACTGGCCAATGCGCGCCGAGAACTGGAGCAAGCGGAACTTTTCGACACCTGGATCATCAACGACGACCTGGAACAGGCATACCGGGATCTGCGCAGCGTCTATCTGGCCGAAGGCCTCCGCAGTCGATACAACGGCGAATTGATGGCGCACATTCTGTCAACCTGGACGGAAAGCAAGCTTGGGAGTTCAAGCGATGGCTGA